A segment of the Strix uralensis isolate ZFMK-TIS-50842 chromosome 23, bStrUra1, whole genome shotgun sequence genome:
GTCGTAGGGCCAAAGCTGAGTTACCAATGAATAtttatttggggagggggaaaggaagcagatgtatatacatatacattcaGTCACGTACATTTCCTCCCAGAAAAAGGCCCCGTGAACATATATTACATGGGAAGGTCTctagattattattatttaaaagctaGGGCTGTGCCCCAAAGGGCTCGGTGGAGAGGGCAAGCGGCAACGGGTCCTCGCTGGCCTCGGATGCAGTGAGCCAAGAAGACGGGGACGTGTTTGGTGGCAGCCCTGTGACAACGTCCCTTCAGACACCTGAAGAACATCGACTCGATCTCTTCTCTCCCCTGGCGCACGGGGCCAGCGTCCAAACCTCAAACCGGCTTCTGAGATCTCCCAAAACCGTGCTGCAAGATTTAAGGCCAAATTTTTGGCCCTGGTCCTTCTTCCTTAGCTTCAAATCTCATCGACAGGCTGGGGAGTGGTTTTAGTGATGGCTGGAGGCCCCGGGCGAGATCTCCCGGCGCTGGGAGATGCCAGGAGAAGGAGGTGGTGAAGTGGTGTCGTACTCGGTGATTGTATTAGCGAGGAGAAAACATGCACGGTAGCGATTTCGTGTTCCCGTGTTCCGCGCCCCCGCCCTGTTCTAAAATGAACAAGTCCTCAGTCCCGCTCCCCGCCGCGACGGGGGGATGCTCATCCCCAGCCCACCCCGCTCCCTCACTACTAGTGGGATATTTATTCCGTGAAAGGCAAATTATTTTGCCCCGTGGCAGCTGGGCGAGGAGGAGGGCGCCGGCTCGCCTGGGCAGGGAAAGCAGCCGAGCTCGGCCTCGCCTCCAGTGCACTGGAGCGTCCGGTGTCTCCCCAAAACGTGCTGGGCGTCCCCGACTCGGCGGAGAGCAAGTGGTGGGGACGGGGTGTGGGGCCCACGCCTGCCGGAACATTCCCAGTGGGTCCCGAGTGACGGCAGGAGGGTTTGGGGTGCCAGTTGGCTGCAGGGCAGCCGGATACAGGCGCTGGGGCCCCCATCAGCTgtccttccccccccaccccgggcagggTTAACACCAGGGGTCCCGCTCCGCTCGCCCGCGGCAGAGGCTGTCGCTGCGCTGCCAGGCGCTGTCGATGAGGCTCTGAGCGTCTTCGCATTTCTTCTTGACGGCGGCGTCCAGAATGGCCTTGTGCAGGAGATCGATCTGAAACACACGTGCGGGGCCGTCAGGAGAGGAACGAACAACAGCCGCTTCTCCCCCTTGTTGTAAAACGACCTCAAAAACAGACAGGAAAGGCGCTCGTGTCataaagtttgcagatgacacccagttgggtgggagtgttgatctgctcgagggtagggaggctctgcagagagacctggccaggctggagcgatgggctgaggccaactgggggagtttcaataaggccaaatgccgggtgctgcccttgggccacaacaacccccagcagcgctacaggcttggggaggagtggctggagagctgccagtcagagagggacctgggggggatggacagctggctgaacaggagccagcagtgtgcccaggtggccaagaaggccaatggcatcctggcatgtatcagcaatagcgtgaccagcagggacagggaagggatctcacccctgtactcggcactggtgaggccacaccttgatgagtgggttcagttttgggcccctcactccaaaaaggccattgaatgactcgagcgtgtccagagaagggcaacggagctggtgcagggtctggagcacaggtgtgatggggagcggctgagggaagtgggggggtttagtctggagaagaggaggctgaggggagacctcatggccctctccaactccctgaaaggagggtgcagagaggggggatgagtctcttgagccaaggacccagcggcaggccaagagggaatggcctcaagctgcgccagggcagggtcagactggctcttaggaaggatttctttgcagaaggggttgttgggcgttggaatgggctgcccagggcagggggggagtccccatccctggaggggttgaagagtcgggttgacccagcgctgagggatctggtggagttgggaacggtcagtgtgaggttcatggttggactggaggagcttcaaggtttttttccaaccaagatgattctgtgataattatGGCTGAGGGAGGGGGACGGGGTTGACCCAGGTTCCTCCCCACTCCTCTCGCCAGCCCCAGATGCTCAGGGGCCTTGCCAGGGCACTCAGGCTCCGTATCCCACATCCCATGGTTATACAGACACACAGGAGCTCCATGGCTCTCCTGCCCTCCATGGGAAAGCTGGGTTCACCCTGCAGGAAAAAATTCACCCACACCTTCCTCCAAGGGCCCCGCTTGCCCTTCCTCACCAGGGGAAGCGCGTGACGCAGCATTGCACGCTCACCTGGTAGATGTTCCTCCACGCAGCGTTCAGCGCTGAGAGGAACCTCTCCAGTTCTGTAGTGCAACTAAAATAGAAGACCCAGGGGGGCAGGAACTGCTTGCTGTCCTGAGCAAACTCCTAAACACCAAGAGAGAGGCCGGGTGTTACCACCGTGGTCCTTGTCCAGGCCCTGGGCTGGCCGGTCCCGAAGCACCACGCTCACCAGGATACAGTACTCCTTGCCGGCCTCCGTGGAGACGGCGGTGATGTCCGTCAGCTCCACGGTGCCCAGCGAGCGGAAGAAGCTTGTCTGACAGTCCTCGTGGCAGGTGAAAGCCTTCTCATCCGTCAGCACGAGGCAGCAGGGGACACACGGCGTAGGGACAACACCCTGGGGAATCACCTGCACGGAGCAGGGAAACGGGGGGGGGGTTTAAAATCTGGCAGAAAGAGCCCTGTCTCCATGGGGTGCCCTGTGGGGAAGCCTGCCCGGCTCGGGAGAAAACCACCCGCTCCATCGCTGCCAGACGTCCCCACCGCCACCTGGGCTGTGCCCCAAAGGGGCTCCCGGGTGAAGAGGAGGGTGTGGGTGCCCCTGCGCGTGTTGGGGGGCTGTCCCTGGCTCACCCCTTTGGAGACAGCCTGGCAGAAGTACTGCATCCAGTCCGCCATGTCTTCCTCGTTGTCGGCGCTCAGCTCCAGGGAGGGCCGGTCCGTCAGGATCACCTGGAAGGAGTGGGGCCGGTCGGTGGTGTTGGAGCGCCGGCATCCCCCGCACTGCTCGCCactgggagagagggggaggatgGAGATCAGCGGGACCTGAAAACAGCCTCCGTCtgccctccctgcgctgcccgTCACCCCTTTTCCCCCGAGGATGGCCTCCCTCGCTGCACATCGGGGTAGAGCCGGCTGGCGTTGAGCACGGTGGGTTTGTGGAGGTCACCCAGTGTGGCTCTTGGAGGGGTACGTCAACCCTACAGAGGCCAATTCCCCATCGAAGGGTGGGCTTGGCACACAAAAACCAGGAGGAAACGAGCCCATCTCCAGCCACACGCGCCGGAGCCAAAGCAAAGGGGTCTGCACCCAGCCAGGAGCAAGCGGGGAGTCCTGTGGCACGGCCTAGATCACGATTTGCCCTGAATCCCCCCCGAACATCCCAGGGAGCTCCTGAGCCCCAGATCCCTGCTGAGTCCGGGGTGCCACGTCCCGCCAGCCGCTTACCCCATGTTGATGGAGAGCAGAGGGGTGACGTCCGTGCGGTCCGGGTACTGGTACAGGATCCCGTTGCTGCCGTTTGGGAAGATGAGAGAGGTGGGAACTGGAGTCAGCTCGGCTCCGGCAACTGCACAAACACCCGCGGccgctcctgccctgccctccaCCCGTGGGGTGACGTTCCTGCTGCTGGGCAACCACAACTGGTGGCTTTGGCCTCCTTAGTGACAAGACGGATGCTCCCTCCATCTCCCAAGCAGCTCCTGGGCAGCAAACTGGTCCCAGCACCTTCTGCGACGAGCCCTGGCTGACCCCAGTCCCCACCCACGGCCCCGGCGCCCACCTGAGCACCACGAAGCAGGTTTTCCACTGCTCCTTGCCCAGGTAGGACGTCCCCGCCTTGTAGTGCAGGACGCCGTCCTTGGTGACCGCGTTTTCGGCGGAGGCGTAGCTACTGTTGGCAGGTCCCAGTGCCTCGTCCATGGGGTCTTCCCAGTGAACGAGGCCGTAGAAACGCACCACCACGTTGCAGGCCTGCGAGAATCAGGCAGAGAAAGTCAACGGGAGGGAGAATCGCCCCCGAGCCTCCGCCAAGGTGGAGCGATGTCCAAACTCACCTCGCACTTGGACTCCTGGGCCACGAACTTGGCAAGTGCCAGTTTCTCCATGGTGGCGTCCGTGAGGATACTGGGGTACGGGGGCTCCCGGCACCCTTTGATCATGGCTGACTTCAAGGAGACCAGGAAGAACCTGAGAGGGAGACAGGGATCTCTGATGAGGCCAGGGCAAACAGCCCTCATCTCCCTCACACGCTCTGATGCCAACGGGGGTTCCCTTCAATGTGGGCCTCTGGTCTTCCAGACCAAAGGGTCTTGAAACCAACCTACAGACCAAAGGTGTCGGGGGTTGCAAAGTCTGAGCTCCAGAGGGGAAGGAGATGGGTGGGACTGGGAGATGGACACCCATCCCAGCACAGATCCCAGTATGACCATCCAGGCCCGAACGAGGCCACCTCCCCGAGCCGACAACACGCAGAGAGACCCGGGGACGTGTCTTGAAACTCAAGTCCTTGTCCCTGCTCATCCCAAGTGACACAAAGGACACGTAGCCTGCGTTGCTCAGAGCCCTGAGGCCGTCAGCCTGAGGGACAGGGCGACTGCTGTGTGTATCCAGGAAGGACACTCTGGGCTAATCCACGCTCAAGGCAtttccagctgcctgcagagtTTAGCCGGCGGCATCAAACCCAACTCCAAACCCTCACTGGTGGCAGGACTCCACACTGGAGTCTCTCGTGTTCCCCAAGTCACGCCGGGAGTCCAAGGTGCCGCAGGTCCCGCACCCCGGGAGGAACACGCCACGGTTTCCCGCCCGCTCCCTGCTTACTCGGTGAGAGCCACGTCCGCGGTGTCGAGCAGGAACTGCTTCCTCCGATTGGTGCACACCAGCGTCACCGTCTGCTGATCCAGCCCAACCTGTGCCACGGACGGTAGTTAGAGAAACTGGTACTTAAAGAAACCAGACAGGGGACAAGGGGTGGCGAAGCAGGGTGGCCCcggggagaaggtcagtggtcGCTCTGCTGCCCATGCAAAGGTACGATCAAGCTGGGCACCACAGAGGTGGCATTTGAGGGGGGATCCCTTCTAACTCTCCCAGTCTCAAAGTTTCACTGGACAAAATGCTCCCCAGGGTACAAAGCGCCCCACAAAACCACCCCACCACGATGCTCCTGACACCCCCACGGCCAGAGAGGTGAGGACCGACCCCCAaactcccctcctgctccccccaggAGGGCTGACCCAACTCAGGCTGCACTCACCGAAATGTAGTCCAGCTCGTTGTAGGAAACGGCCTCCTCCACCATGTACGGCTTCTCCGCTGCTCCTGGCACAGACACAAAGAGACACATGAGGGGTGGGCGAAGGAGCCCAGCGCTGCCCAGATCTGGGCCACTGTGCAGTGGCAGCGACAGACCTGCCAACCAAGCTGTGTCCCGAGCAGCACGGAGCCACAGGGCACGTGTCCCAGGGCTTCTTGGGGGACAAATCAACCTGAGCTCACTACTGTGACTGCCACCGTGCCGGGGGACACGAGGGAACTagcaggagctggcagggaagGTAGTGAGCTCTGGTGCCCTAATTTATGGACAAGCATGGATCAAGCGaacctccctccctgcagctgagcacAGAGGCTATGGGGATGGGATACCTTTCCGGATGAGGTACACGTAGCAATCCGTCAGCAGGACGTAGATCAGCTGCAGGTTCCCCTCCATGTGCCCCGTGCTCATTCGGATCATCTGTGTGGAGAGAAAAGAGCTCAGCTCGCGATGCAGGCCCAGAGCCGGCCCTTCGTGGGAGATCCATGGTGACCACCTTACCCTGAACAGCTGTTCCTCGTTCTCCCGGAAGACGTGGATCATCAGCAGGAGGAGATGGTTGTTATCCACCCTGTGAAGAGACAGAGAGCAGAGGATGGACATAGACGTGGGGCTGGGTGAGTCCAGGAAGGGTAATCCCCTTCCTCATTGAACTTGTCTGTGATTTGGGCACCTGTTGGCCCCCCAAGACCTTCTCCTCCTGACCCCTTGTGTCTCATCTTCATCCTGGAAGAGGATGGTCTTTGCCCCCCAAACCAAGGACAAAGGAAAAAGTGCCAGCTTGAGCTCAAGACTGTTTGGAAGATGCTCTCTCTGCTGAGCAAACCCAGCCTCACCTGAACTCGGAGGGATGGGTCAGCTCCGAAGGgctgccctgcccttcctccaCGCCAGAGTCCTCAGCGCTGCTCGGGGAAGGGCTGGGCTGCTCCTTCTTCGGCTCATGGAGAGCCTGGGGGTCGGCGGTTTCTGTCTGGAGAGTTTGGGGTTCATCACTCCCCCCTCCAGACTCCTCTACTGCCCCAACTGCTTCTcgctctctccttttttcttcttcaggagcCTCAGGGCTACCAGAAACATGTGGCGGTTGGCCAGGCCCTGGAGCGTCATGGTGGCCACCACCTGGTGCAGCAGCGTTTGGACTCTCGACGGTAAAGCGGTAGAAGTCCATGGGGGCTGAAATCCCCTCACTAAAGTCGCCAGAGGACGATCCATCCGGGGTCTCCCCTGGCGTGCCAGTCCGAAAGGACTGCCCGGGGGGCTCGAGGGGGGCGTTCCAGCCGCCGGGGTCCAGCTGCCCGTTGAGTTTGTCCATCACCTTGCTCAGCGGCTGCCCCACGCTCTCCATGGATGTGTCCTTCATCTCGGGGATGCGTAAGGCCAGCTGGCTCAGGGTCGAGCGCTCGCGACCCTCCTCCTGCCCGCCCGGGCTTGGCTCACCCGCCGGGGCAGCGGGACCCTCGTCTCTCTGCGGGTCTTCTCTGTCGCTCAGCCCGTTCACGCCGCTGTCTCCGCTGGCCTGCTGGGTCTCGGGCACCACGGGCGCAGCGCTGTTCACCGCCTCCTcgggttttgctttctttttcttgcccGTTTTCTTCTTCTTGGCTAACCTGCATGGCGAGAGACCCGTCACTCATCTGTGCCTGCTTAGACTCCTGCAATACAGAGAGGGGTCCCACCCATTCCCAGCCACCTTCCTTTGCAGTTTTCCCTATTGCAGAGAAATCCTTCTATCAAGAACATCGCTCAATGTGCAGCCACATAGAGGCCCTGTCTCCATGCCAGCCACCACAAGAAAAGCAGGTATGGACACTGTTTCCTCCCtatccaaaaaagaaaagaggcatCAGCTGCTGGACACAGCGTCTTGGGCTTCCGTTGGCTGCAAAGGGGATCACAAATGGATGTGGAGCTAAAGTGATGCGGGAGAAATCCCTGCGTGAGAGCAAGATGCTGGGAAGGGAGAAGGTTTCAAGAGGACGTGGGAATGCCGTGTCCCTGCCTGCCAGAAGAGGGAGATGCAGGCTCCAGCCGCACAGCACACCGGGATGTGGAAGTGTTCAGGCCTCCCATGGCACCCAAACTGCTGCCAGGTCACTTGGGTTTggctccccccttccctcctgtCCGCCGGAGAGCAGGGTGTGACGTaacccagctcctctgctcctcCCAGGAAAAACAGGGTGCAAGAACAAAGCACAGGCCTGCTGGGCTGGTTGTGGGGTGCTCCCATCCCTGGGTGTGAGCAGACAGAGCCTGGAGCTCTCTGTCTGGGTTAAGGGCTCCGAGGGACCCCTGGGGATCTCCTCTGCAAGAGTCAAACACAGGCCAGCAGGTCTGCGGAGGCATCTCCCTCAACAGGTTTAGCCACAGCTCTTTGACAAAGAGGAAGGACAGGAGGGAAGATCTGAGACCCAGAGTTGCCGCAAACCTGCCACCAGCTGGAGAAAGCTTCAAATAAAAGCTCACGGCTTCCTCTGAGCTCTCTGATACAGGCTGTCAGGCAAAGGTGTTTATGTCGAGCCAGCCTGTAGCTCTACAGACCGAGGAACCAGCTCTGTTGACATCTACAGAGCATCAGTTGGTGTCTGGAGGTATAGAACCACTTTCTCGTGATTTTATGAAGGCTACACCACAGATGCTGTCTctgtgaagggtctagagaacagatcctgtgaggagcgattgaaggagctgggactgttcagtgcgaggagaaggtgaggggagacctcatcactctctgcagctccctgaaaggacgttgtggagaggttggtgctggtctcttctcacaggggattagtgacagaacaagagggaacggctttaaactccaacaggggaggttcagactggacaggaggaaaaactttttcacagcaagagtggtcagagagtggaataggctgcccagggagggggtggagtccccatccctgggtgtgtttaagggccgtttggatgagctgttgggggatgtggggtaggggagaactttgtagagtcaggctgagggttggactcgatgatcccgaggggcttttccaacctgaatgattctgtgattctatgttggGCTAGAAGGGGGGGGTACATCATCAACCTCTGGTGACAGATGACACTCAGGGGCATGTTTCCAGGCCAGGCAGCCCTGTCCCTACCTGATGACCTCCAGCTCCGTGCAGCTCTCAGACTGGTCCGTTCCTTCAGGGGTGGCTTCTGCCTTCTCCTGGGAAGCTGTGTGCACCGGCGTGGTCTCGGTGGAGGACAGCACGTCGGCTTTCTCCTCATTGAAGGGGTTGTAGCGCTGCGTCGGGCTCTTCACAGAGGCCTTGCTGCCGTTCGCCTCCGAGGCGGTGGAGCGCGGGCAGCTGAGCGTGTCTGTGAGCTCTccgtctgcaaagacaagaaggGAAGAGCGGGATTAACGTCAGCTCGGGCACCCGGATCAAGGCAAATCAAGCAAAGCTGCACGCTGGGGGCTTGGGGCACTACACGGTCACCGCACTGCTTGCAGGTGACACCATCCTGGGCAGCGGCAGAGCACCCTGGACCAGCTTAGCTTCAGAGATCGCTGCGGGCAGCAGGCTCTTCGCAAGGAGGGACAGCGGGGCCAGCGCGCGACCCAGCATCACTCTGCAATTTAGACAACGCCTGGAAATAACAGCTCGGTCACTCTGCAGCCAGATTAAGAAGTAGAGGTAGTGTCCTCGGGGAGGAACTTGAGGGGTGTTGGGGCCCACGGTGCTCCTTAGCAAGGTGACAGCGAGCTAACGAGGCTGCTGCGCTGCactgctgcttctcccctgcgACGGGGTCTTAGGAAGATGCTCACTTGGCTAGAAGGGCAGAAACGGAGTCAGCGATCCTTACGGAGCCGGCTGCTTTCCTCCGCTTGCACGAGACACACATGGGGGACTGGAAATGGTGGGGGGACACGCACAGCATTCACCGGGGTCCGAGGACAGCAGGCGGCACAGACAGGCTTGGCCCATGTTAGTCTCGAGAGggaaaaggagcagcagagaagggcTACAGGAGTCATGCTCAGAGTTATCCATCCACAAAGTCAAGGTTAAACGGGAAGGTTACCCAcgcccttctcttctccagcacCCTTCATTTCCAAAGCCAGCTAGAAACCTCTTGCTAGGCAGGGATACCCCTTCTGAAGGGAACCGCAGCCCCTGGCAGACTGACTCGGGGGCGTAGGTTTTGAGTAGGAAAATGAAAcctctcataaaaaaaaaataaaacctaataaaGGCAGTTTTGTGACAGCCGATTTCAAAATGCTGCTTTGTCCTGCTGAGACGCCTGCCCCGCAGCGCGGAGGGTGTGAACTCTGTCAAGGAGAGTCAATCGGGGAGATTTTTAATGTCTGcattaaagggaaaataaaacgTTTAAAAGCTGTTTCAGTCCCAGCCTTCTAGCCTGTATCACCAAAATGAACGTCACTTCTTTTGCCTAAACCCTGCTGGTCCTGTGGAGACAAAACGATCTTTGtccaaaatacagaattttaccCCAAAATGCATTTGCTGAAAACGGGAAACTGCTCCAACTTTCTTAACCCCTCGCTCTGTGTACAAACAGCAAAGAATGCATCAGTGAGTTAACCCGGCGGGGGCGGGTGGGATGAAAACTTTGCTACGGCCGAGGTTTGCTCAGCACCCAGGAACCCAGCGTGGAGCAGCAGTGGATCACAACGACCCTGCTTTGCAGCCAGGACCCGCACACGGGAGCCGTGCACGCCTCCGAAACCCAGAGGGatctgcccccagcacccctcggCTTCTCCCAGCCTGCACCCAACACCCATGGTTAAGTTGTTCGCTGGGTGTTGGGTTTGGAAACGTGGTTTGTACCCTCTAGGTGTACACTCAAGCTTCAGGGACACATTAAACCAGTGGGCATCTCTGTGCGTGGGGtaagaaagaagatgaaaggGAGCGTGTTAGAGCCCAAGAGCAATCCACATGGAATTCAGGCAGAATTTCCCCAAATATTCAGGTGGTACTGGCCAAGGCAATTCAGACCCAAGGCTCCATCCAGTTTTTAGCTGAAAGGACAGAGCGTGGGTGTATCTCCTCCGAGGGTAAAGCAGAGAGGTCTCCTACTCCTGTGACGTGCAAAGGATACGCACAGGGACTGCACGTGGAGGAAGGAGACCAAGTTCCTCTAAAATGGGCACATGCTCTTGACCATAAAGGTCAGACATAGCCGACAAGTTGGTTTTagaactggtaaaaaaaaaaaaaaaataattaaaaaaaaaagtgtagtgaCCCAAACTGAGCACAGCCACGTGCTGGATGTTGTGGCTTTGAGAGAGGGGTTTTGACATGGGACAGCAGGGTCCAAGGAAAACAACCTTGGATCTCTCAAATTAATCCCTGCAAAAATCCCCAAattaaagaaagcagaattaattCAGCTGTTTTCCAGGTCTTTCGGCAAATCAATGAAGGTGGATGAGTTTTTCAATCAGCTTTACCCCAAAGAGGAAATCTCCTACGGCGTAAGGTCACGCTCGTATCCTGCAGGGGTgattttgcagcttttcttttataatatttctaataaaataaaggGTCCTTTATCAACACAGGCCGTAACGTATCGAGCAGCCACAGAACCACACTCGAAACTCCAGCCTCACGTCTGCTATCCTGCGTGCTGGGGCAGACACGTCTAGAAGACACGGAGGCAGCATCAGAGgcaggaaaacatccctctgctctgGGATACAGGCCCAGGTGAGCGTGCCTGCATACGCCAGGAGCTGGGAAAGACAGAGGAGACACACAACCTCCCACCTTGGGGGACCTTTTCCGCTCCGTTCTGCCTCTACTGAATTCCATCAAGATGTGGTGGTTTGCTTGTTAAAAGAAATGAACCAGGGAGCATGCAGCAAGCTTCAGGTGGCAGCaatgcagagagaaaaacaaaatgttgtaATAGATGAGTATGTCCCACCTTCCCAGTCTCTGCTGGGCATGGTCTGCATTGCTGGAAAGACATCTCCAAAATCATAATCTACAAAAACGAGGGATAAAACTCAGGATTAGAAATACAAGtagtggggagggaggggggacaggggcGAGTGTGAAGGGGATTTGGGGAGGGAGAtgggaaagaaacaaaccaaTCTTCCACCAGTATCTGAAACGCATGAGAAAATAGTTAGGGAACATGGATGCAAATGGAAACTGGCTGCTCTTAGGGTTGTTCCTGCTGGATGTTTGTGTTGTGGGAGCTACAACGGGACCAGTGAAGGATGAAGGCCCCATTATGCAAGCTGCTGGAAAGCTAAACCAGAAGGACGATCGGTGGCATGTACCTAATCAGGGATCCCCTTTGTGAATGAATTTAATcactctgtgcctcagcttccccaccTCACACTTACCGCCCATATACACTGTGATGTTTGACTCATTAATGTTTGCAAAGCCAGGGGTCTGATTAAAGGGAAAAAGGGATCCTAAAATCCCCAGCTCCACCTACACTCCCAGGGCAGCGAGACGCTCCTGTTGAAATGACGAGCAGTGAAACCGTTATTGAAGTGAAATTCCTCCACAGGGGATGAAGAGCAGCaattcctgctctcctgggctGCACTGCCACCGACCTGGTcccgcagcagaggaccaggtATTTCTACATCAGCACCAACGCCTCTACGCACGGGGAAACGGAGACACAGATCACAACCGCTGCCCGGGCACACAGAATAGCTTGTGATGATGCCAAAACCAAAACGTAGCTCCAAAATCTCCTGGATCTCTACTCCAACCCCCTCTTCTCTTGAGCATTAAGCTTCCATCCACCAGACAGGCTGGAGAGTGCAGCCAAACCCAAGTGACACCCCTTGCCCAGTCAATAGGGACAGTCAGGAGATGTGCTGGCACCAAGATGCCGGGGAAGCAACAGGAATACAAGCCCAGGGGGTGCAGCAAGCACTGAAACGGCTGCTCACGCCAAACCTCTGGGGACAGAGAAGTTTCTTCTTGTGACTTTTATTGCCAGGCTCCTCGGGCCATCTCCAACCCACCTAGGATGCTGAAGGATAAGTGAGTtcccaaaaccaaaccctttcACGCTTACAGTACGAGCACAGATGCCGCAGGTGAGCCCAAAACAGTGCTGTGCTTCAAAACCCTTTGCTGAAAGGATGCCAACGTCCATCCCGGACTGTTCTTTCTCAGAATCTTTAGTATCTGCAGTTTCTGTCTCGCATGTAAAAGGCAACTGGCGGAGCCCTGTCTCAGAGGGAACCCGTAGGTGGACTCAGTCCTGAATTCACCGCATCCCATTAATGGCATCGCCCCATTTATTCCAGAATCCCCTGATCTCGGTTTGTTCAAATTGACAGCAAAAAAGGAACAGAGCCCATATATTTTGGAttaagaacagcagcagcagagctgctccctcaGGTGAACATGCTTCGTGAGGATAAGAGCTCCTGCTTCAGCCTGAAGCAGGTTAAGGGGGCAGGCACAAGGTACGTGTCTTCTCAGTTCATCAGGAACAACATCCAGCTGTCTCTGACAGGGATAAGGGCGTGAGTATGACAACTCATCAGGCTGCTCAAGTTAAGATGCATAAAGAGGAAAAACCAGCACCTCTGAGACCGCTGGCTGCCTTTGCCTCAGACTGCGGACATGGAGAAAAGACTCTGCAAACTATTCCCCACCACCTCCAGCGTATTTGGGTGTCTGGATTGCAAAACCAGCAGTTAAAAAGGGTCCTCTGCAGCCCTGCGAACCTGCTCTGAACCGGACACCGCATTCAGATACTGGCACAGCTTTCACTCCCTGCAGAGATTGCTCCAGTTCTTGCAAAAACACACACCCCAGGATGGAAACGCGGCCTGAGGTGACTAGCAGAGCAAGTTCTCTCCTGGTCTGAGGCAAAGGGGCTGTCCACAGCTTAAACCCCAGCACCTCTCAGGGCAAG
Coding sequences within it:
- the PLEKHM2 gene encoding pleckstrin homology domain-containing family M member 2 isoform X1 produces the protein MEPAEVKDRILENISLSVKKLQSYFAACEDETPAIRNHDKVLQRLCEHLDHALLYGLQDLSSGYWVLVVHFTRREAIKQIEVLQHVATNLGRSRAWLYLALNENSLESYLRLFQENLSLLHKYYVKNALVCSHDHLTLFLTLVSGLEFIRFDLDLDAPYLDLAPYMPDYYKPQYLLDFEDRLPSSVHGSDSLSLNSFNSVTSTNLEWDDSAIAPSSEDYDFGDVFPAMQTMPSRDWEDGELTDTLSCPRSTASEANGSKASVKSPTQRYNPFNEEKADVLSSTETTPVHTASQEKAEATPEGTDQSESCTELEVIRLAKKKKTGKKKKAKPEEAVNSAAPVVPETQQASGDSGVNGLSDREDPQRDEGPAAPAGEPSPGGQEEGRERSTLSQLALRIPEMKDTSMESVGQPLSKVMDKLNGQLDPGGWNAPLEPPGQSFRTGTPGETPDGSSSGDFSEGISAPMDFYRFTVESPNAAAPGGGHHDAPGPGQPPHVSGSPEAPEEEKRREREAVGAVEESGGGSDEPQTLQTETADPQALHEPKKEQPSPSPSSAEDSGVEEGQGSPSELTHPSEFRVDNNHLLLLMIHVFRENEEQLFRMIRMSTGHMEGNLQLIYVLLTDCYVYLIRKGAAEKPYMVEEAVSYNELDYISVGLDQQTVTLVCTNRRKQFLLDTADVALTEFFLVSLKSAMIKGCREPPYPSILTDATMEKLALAKFVAQESKCEACNVVVRFYGLVHWEDPMDEALGPANSSYASAENAVTKDGVLHYKAGTSYLGKEQWKTCFVVLSNGILYQYPDRTDVTPLLSINMGGEQCGGCRRSNTTDRPHSFQVILTDRPSLELSADNEEDMADWMQYFCQAVSKGVIPQGVVPTPCVPCCLVLTDEKAFTCHEDCQTSFFRSLGTVELTDITAVSTEAGKEYCILEFAQDSKQFLPPWVFYFSCTTELERFLSALNAAWRNIYQIDLLHKAILDAAVKKKCEDAQSLIDSAWQRSDSLCRGRAERDPWC